The sequence aaatttcaactctttgaaaaatttttagtcaagatttgaaaacttctaACTCAaactcaagatttgaaactttgaactcagatttaaaaacttttaagttaaaatctaaaaaactttcaactcaaattgaaaactttcaagtcaagatatATCCAGGTTTGAATTTTTTAGTTGAATGctttaaaatttgagttgagagttttgaattttgagatgaatgttttgaaatttgagttcaaaattttcaatataatgttttgaattttgaggtgAAAGACTCAAATTCTAAAATACATTTAAAAAATTCACCAAACAAACGTAAAAAGAACACGGGGAAAAGCTCACGTGACAATAAGTTgcgaaaaaattgaaaaaaacaattgtggaaaaaaaaaaagtgcgtgGCAGATGTACGTCTGCACCAAATAGAAAACCCCACTTGTCACCCGCAAACTTCATGCATTAACATCAAAACCCGCAAATGTAgattttagtttaatttgttgGGCCATCCACATGAAGAGATAAGATTTTATACATTCCACATGAATCAATAATAAAGTGTCAATTCAAACTAGTAAATTTTAAACTGGTAAATTATACCCCTAGAATAAAGAAGATAAATTATACCCCTATAAAATAAAGAAGAGTGGGCTAAGGGAATTTGCGAGAAAAATACCAGCCGGTCATCTACTAGTTCAAACGGGTTTTCAAAGCACAAAAACACATCCATGTCCGTTTTCAAAGTACAAAGAGTTCTTCATGAGATGCGTTACTACGAAGAAACCATTATGATGCTGAACCTCATgccaaatcttgtcccaaagtTGGTTTATTCGGCAACAGCAAATACTACTCATTATAGGGATTTCGACAAAGCAAATTTATTCATCAAGCCGAAGTGATACCAAAACAGCCCCGATAGCCAAACCAGTTTACCCAGTATTCCAGTGCCATAGCATTTTTGGTTCCACGACTCTTTTTGTTTCTCTCCTACCAAACACTATCCATGTTTAAGATTACAATTCAATCCAATCATTCCTTCAGTTTTCTAGATTCTTGTCATCAGATCTGATCCAGACCATATACCACCTAACGCATTAAACAAGCACATGGTGCACCATAGTTTGTTTCGAAGATGACACGAGGTGTAAAAAGCCTATTTCTGCCTCAAGACAGTTTACATGACCACGGCAACAGATCCTCTACAGTACTGCCATCTGACTTCGAGGGACTGATAATCTGATATATGAGCCCCACATCCAGCAGGCCCACATGCTAGTAACCCAGTCAGAGGGCAGTACTGCGTAGGAGACTCATCCCATGACCACCATTTCTACAAGGGACTTGCTGCATTACACTATACAACTGAAGCCCAATACTTGTAGTCTCTGAACGACTGAATCTTAAAACTCTCTCTATTCTGTACAACCTAATAAGCTAAGTATATACACTGGTGTATAGTCTATGGTGTTGTTTTAAGCAGTGTGTCTCGATTCTCAAGGGCCAGAAGGGAGATGTGCTGCAACCTGATCCTTAGGCATCAATTTGGTGTTTGTGTATTTCCAATTTAGCGCCAGGCTGAGGAGAGGGTTGAACTGAATCTCCCGATTCATCAGGCTGCATCTGTTGGATACCTCTATCTGTACCAGGAAAGCAGTGTATTACTGTATACCTTTATCTATAGAAGAAAGCAAACCAGAATTGCAGATAACACAGAATCTAAGAAATACACGGCATAATCAATTAGACAGTTAGATGCACTTTTTTAATCAATCCACATTCATCAATTCAGCATCCGCAACACATACTTGATTAAAAGCATGCAATATCGATTCTATttaaagtaaagaaaaaaaaaactccattaGTAGCTTCTGAGATGTTCTTTTAGCAACATCACATCACTGTTCTCAGTTACAAGTAACACTTCATGTTCAAATGCAGCAAAGGCACTATCAGATGGCTTAGTACCTGGTGGAAGAGATAGACCACACCAGTCCAAGATATCTTTCTTAACCTGCTCGAAAATACCATTATTATGTAATATAGGCATAACTAcacatcaattaaaataatgaGCGGAATGTTAAAGACCTGCCAACGGTTATTGGTAAAGTCAGCTATCTCCCGAATTTTGTTCTTCAGTTGCAACTTAGGGACACAAGGAAATTGCACACGCAATGACTCCACCAATTTGCCTATCCCATAAGGGCATGATGAAATAATTTTTACCTGCATAACAGCATGATTTAGTAGGAACTCTTGAAATAAGAGTTTATAAGAAAATTGTCATTTCATTGTGTACCATCAACTTACAAATTCTGGCAAGTCAGAGCCTGAAATTGATTTGGAGGCCACAGGTGTGCTAGGTCCCTTTTTGTTCAGTCGACCAATTTCCAGATCTTTAATGGGAAAATTAATGTCGACAGGAACATCAATGATGGGTGCCCCCAGGTATTCCTTCATACAGAGAGCTTGCAAACAGAGTTGCTCCACCTTAAGTATTCCAGTGATAGCTTCAGCATCCAATAGGTAAGCTTTCCCATGATCTAGGTTGTATATGACTAAAGGCCTGTCCTTCTTAAGAGCATGTTCAGTGAAGCTACGAAGAGCCTTCTGCTGTTGCAGAACAACATCAAGTTCCTCAATTGCAACCCTGGGAATGCTCAGTAACCTGCAGGTGTCATCTAATTTACCAGACAGAGGTTCAAATTGCACACCCTGCAGGAAATAAATAAGTCTATGAAGAGTGGTGTATAAGGTCAACTTTGTATGAAATAGAAAATTCATATAATAATGAGAATAAAATCTCTTCTGTATAAAAATTATTAACAAAGTATTAAAACAATTAGCAATAATAATAGAGATCTGGAAAACATCCTATGGGACTCCAAAATAGCATCAGCTAGAAATagcacttctttttttcttgaaaacgcGAGAGAATTgcgtttcatttcattaaggggaagaaaataaaggaaatATACAAAGTAGGAGAAACCAAAGCTCTCATAACTGATAAATTTCGATTGTGATATTGTAAAGAGCATTTTCGTATGGTGCCATAAAAAACATCAGAAAATTTAAGCATACCGTCACGAATGATGAAAGCCACGAAATGTCAGtgtaaatgtgaaaaatgccaCTGAGAAAGCTTTACCATCCTAAGGCACCGTTAGCATCCCATTAGcagagaaaaatatgaaaaaaacaaaaacatactTTTGTTCACTTCCTACTCTTCCCACAGTGTTTCAAAATTTAAggaaatttaatttgaaaattgtGAATTTTAACAATTAAAATGTCGTAATTTAAAATTCCTATTGATTAACATTCTATATTCAGAAGTATATACTGAGAACTTACAAACATAAAACATGAATCATTTTTATTAGCATTTTCAATTTGAATGTCAAGTCCCAGATTATTATAGTTTGAATATAAAGAAAACATGAGTTTACAAAATTTCAATGAGTATAACTTAGAATTAATCTATTCTTAATTAATATTTCATGTTTCAGTATTTTAATTTCATAAACCCTGTATTTTGAAATTGAATGAGGACAATGTCATATGGGGCCACTATAATAAAAATGGAACAAGAACAGAAGAATGGGGGATAAAACTGATCACCTAACTTCTTTGGTATGCACATGTGACAGCAttgttatttttcatattttgtgaCATTTTGTGATGGTGTTTAGCACTGTGAGGCATTCAGCTATACACAATGGTATTTTGCAAAATCTTGAGCAATTGTGATGCAaccagaattttttttctcatcaactAACAACTTTAAATTGCCAATTCACAATCCAGTGAAAATTGATGCATCTGATCACTACAAGCAACATGACAATCAAGAAAACAATTATTTCAATTTTCAAGTTGCCTCTTCAggacaccaatgagaaaaacagTACCCATAAAGAAGTCTTGTAGTGATGCATCTGATCACTACAAGCAACATGACAATCAAGAAAACAATTATTTCAATTTTCAAGTCTTCAggacaccaatgagaaaaacagTACCCATAAAAAGTCTCCAAGCTAACAAAATAAGCAACTCAGGTGAAGTTACGAGAAAACAAAGTattcaaaaagaagaaaaaaccacATGAGAAACACCGGCAAGGATTTGAATGGTTTAGGCGCCAGAAGAGGTGCATGTAGCAACAatgcaaaacaaaatattttaaagaaaaggaGATTAGTTATACCTCATCCTCTGATAGATAATCATTAGGCACTACAAAACTGTTATCAGTTTCCTCTTCAGCATCATGTTTGGAATCCTTTTCACCCATAGCCTCTTCATCATCGTTATCAAAATCGGAGAGGTTTTCACCAGGCTCCTCCTGTATCAAGGCCATCATTAAGACTTCCGTCTAtagcagaatttttttttttaaaaaaggaaatgaTTACCTCTTCCCATTCTTCGTCACTATCAACATCATAGTCCAAAAGGGGATCCACCTTAAAGGGGTGTCTTGCACTAACTGTAGAGCTGTAAAATACATCTTATATGAGAGTGGTATTAGCCATGCATAAAAACGAACTGTTCAAATAATTTGTTTCAcctctaaaataaaattatcaatTTCAAGATATCGACCATACCTCTTCTTTGTCCAGGTACCATAGTATGCTGGTCTATGACTTTTGTCAAACTGTAAAAGCTTCTTTACAAGCCAAACTGAAGAGGATGTGTTAGCATTAGTAGTTTTAGAGGTGTCAGCATTCTCATCATATGATTGGTCAAGTAATTTTGAGAAATTAAGGCTTCCTTGGTGTTCCATTTGAGATGACTGCTCTTTACTTGGAGTTGACACATATTCAGAAGGTGCAGTTGCAGGGCACTTTTGTAGCTTAAGCTCTTTAAATAACTCAATCTTAGGATTTTTCCTATCACCCCATCGGCATAATTCTTTCTGATGATAGAGTTTTCTCCATCTAGCAATCTGCAACCTGCATTGCATaatcacatcatttttttttatgtgcatGCCATTTACCTATTCACTGTATGATTGACCA is a genomic window of Oryza glaberrima chromosome 7, OglaRS2, whole genome shotgun sequence containing:
- the LOC127780127 gene encoding chromatin assembly factor 1 subunit FSM-like; translated protein: MDGDEAKESAMDGLASETASRIPDVSKKQPKRKRTLVDEEVASAGLQGEIDALFDYYKEVSGYQLKPEEIGCSTNDSIVACLLEESSLPYDKLVDEIYRRMELRDGVTKSFISSAVNNIGQRMSYGISDIHDQVLVDESKSKLWCWETRDLKLLPSQLRGSLQIRRTARKLIHERILAISGTPKVHVNQKNTGSVNASQDILNLDGIRSLVEKLKSDMAQKDTKTKERSSLKASKEQKRIDHQVQKEQKLKEKELKHIKEKAEKEAKRAEREKAEQKKRSKKHQEEVEREQKRRERQQAELKRQASIQKQANFMQHFLRGKKGGNMESLGNHHSMRSPHPNVFSKIEDSSATSAMDCTLSEENQLRSDEIWKLQIARWRKLYHQKELCRWGDRKNPKIELFKELKLQKCPATAPSEYVSTPSKEQSSQMEHQGSLNFSKLLDQSYDENADTSKTTNANTSSSVWLVKKLLQFDKSHRPAYYGTWTKKSSTVSARHPFKVDPLLDYDVDSDEEWEEEEPGENLSDFDNDDEEAMGEKDSKHDAEEETDNSFVVPNDYLSEDEGVQFEPLSGKLDDTCRLLSIPRVAIEELDVVLQQQKALRSFTEHALKKDRPLVIYNLDHGKAYLLDAEAITGILKVEQLCLQALCMKEYLGAPIIDVPVDINFPIKDLEIGRLNKKGPSTPVASKSISGSDLPEFVKIISSCPYGIGKLVESLRVQFPCVPKLQLKNKIREIADFTNNRWQVKKDILDWCGLSLPPDRGIQQMQPDESGDSVQPSPQPGAKLEIHKHQIDA